A single region of the Nicotiana sylvestris chromosome 6, ASM39365v2, whole genome shotgun sequence genome encodes:
- the LOC104226820 gene encoding polyamine oxidase 2: MDSQNKSNRQFQRAPCFSNVGRRYVASPSVIVIGGGMAGLTAARTLQDESFQVVVLESRDRIGGRVHTDYSFGFPVDLGASWLHGVCKENPLAPLIGKLGLPLYRTSGDNSVLYDHDLESYGLFDMDGNQVCQDLVAKVGETFESILKETDQIRQESSEDMSISRAISMVFERRPDLRLSGLAHKVLQWYLCRMEGWFAADADTISLKCWDQEELLPGGHGLMVRGYKPVINTLAKGLDIRLGHRVTEVVRRYNGVKVTVEDGSSFVADAAIIAVPLGVLKSNCIKFEPRLPEWKEAAIKELGVGIENKIILHFQDVFWPNVEFLGVVAESSYECSYFLNLHKATGHPVLVYMPAGQLARDIGELSDEAAANFAFKQLKRILPNATAPIQYLVSHWGTDTNSLGSYSYDTVGKPHDLYERLRVPVDNLFFAGEATSSDYPGSVHGAYSTGLLAAEDCRMRVLERHGELDIFEPVMGEETLIPILISRL, translated from the exons ATGGATTCTCAAAACAAGAGTAATCGTCAGTTCCAAAGAG CTCCTTGCTTCTCAAATGTTGGACGGAGATATGTGGCCTCGCCATCTGTCATTGTAATAGGTGGTGGGATGGCAGGCCTTACAGCTGCTCGTACTCTTCAGGATGAGTCATTTCAG GTTGTTGTGTTAGAATCACGAGATAGAATTGGAGGCCGAGTTCACACTGATTACTCTTTTGGTTTTCCTGTTGACTTGGGTGCATCATG GTTACATGGCGTCTGCAAAGAGAATCCTTTGGCACCTCTTATTGGAAAATTAGGACTGCCTCTCTATCGTACAAGTGGTGACAATTCAGTCCTGTACGACCATGATCTGGAAAG TTATGGGCTTTTTGACATGGATGGAAATCAAGTTTGTCAGGACTTAGTTGCAAAGGTTGGCGAGACATTTGAGAGCATTTTGAAGGAG ACTGATCAAATTAGGCAAGAATCCAGTGAAGACATGTCTATCAGTCGTGCTATATCAATGGTTTTCGAAAGGAGACCCGATTTAAG GTTGAGTGGCCTTGCTCATAAGGTGTTGCAGTGGTACCTATGCAGAATGGAAGGCTGGTTTGCCGCGGATGCAGATACCATATCACTCAAGTGTTGGGACCAG GAAGAATTGCTTCCTGGTGGGCATGGTCTTATGGTCCGGGGATATAAGCCTGTCATCAATACACTAGCAAAAGGGCTTGACATTCGGTTAGGTCACAG GGTTACAGAAGTTGTTAGACGTTATAATGGTGTGAAGGTAACAGTTGAGGATGGGAGTTCTTTTGTAGCCGATGCTGCCATTATTGCTGTTCCACTTGGTGTTCTAAAATCAAATTGCATCAAGTTTGAACCAAGATTACCTGAATGGAAGGAGGCCGCCATTAAAGAACTTGGTGTAGGAATTGAGAACAAGATTATTTTGCACTTTCAAGACGTGTTCTGGCCAAATGTTGAGTTCTTGGGAGTAGTTGCAGAAAGCTCATATGAGTGCAGTTACTTTCTTAATCTTCACAAGGCTACTGGCCATCCTGTCCTTGTTTATATGCCTGCTGGACAACTGGCCCGTGATATCGGGGAACTATCAGATGAGGCTGCTGCTAATTTCGCATTTAAGCAACTTAAGAGAATCCTTCCTAATGCGACTGCTCCA ATTCAGTATCTTGTTTCTCATTGGGGTACAGACACAAACTCACTGGGATCATATAGCTATGATACAGTTGGGAAGCCCCATGATCTATATGAAAGGCTGAGAGTACCAGTGGATAACCTATTCTTTGCTGGGGAGGCAACGAGTTCAGATTACCCAGGTTCTGTACATGGTGCATATTCAACTGGATTGCTGGCTGCTGAGGATTGCAGGATGCGTGTCCTGGAGCGACATGGAGAGTTGGATATTTTCGAGCCCGTCATGGGTGAGGAAACACTTATTCCCATTTTGATTTCCAGATTGTAA